The genomic DNA CGATTTATGAAGAAGAGCAGACTGGGATTTATTATAATTCGGCCGCGGTGATCGACGCGGACGGTAAGTACCTAGGCAAATATCGAAAGACCCATATTCCGCATGTGAACCCCGGATTTTGGGAGAAATTCTACTTTCGGCCGGGCAATCTCGGCTACCCTTGTTTTGATACGGCGTTCGCCCGGATCGGCGTCTATATTTGCTACGACCGGCATTTTCCCGAAGGGGCAAGATGTCTCGGCCTCAATGGAGCCGAGATCGTTTTTAATCCGTCGGCGACCGTTGCGGGTTTGAGTGAATATCTTTGGAAACTCGAACAGCCCGCTCACGCAGTGGCGAACGGCTATTTCGTCGGAGCGATAAACCGGGTCGGAACGGAAGCTCCTTGGAATATTGGGGAATTTTACGGCCAGAGCTATTTCTGCGACCCTCGGGGTCAGATTCTCGTCGAAGGGTCTCGCGACCAGGATGAATTGGTCGTCGCCGATCTCGAAATGGACAAGATCCGTGAAGTGCGAAACACGTGGCAATTCTTCAGAGATCGCCGCCCTGATGCCTACGGGCCGATCGTCGCTGACTAAGATATGGCAAACGACTATTGCTCACCGCTCGAAATTACTCAGATCGAGCGAAATTTCTCGGAGATCAATCCGGCGTTTTCCGCGGCCGAGGCGATGCATGAGGCAAACAGGTGTCTGTTCTGTTATGACGCACCTTGTATTCAGGCGTGCCCGACAGGCATCGATGTGCCTTCGTTCATTAAGAAGATCGCGACCGGTAATCTGCATGGTTCAGCCCGCGTTATTTTCGATGCGAATCCGATCGGTGCTAGCTGTGCGCGAGTCTGTCCGGTCGAGGTGCTTTGCGAAGGCGCGTGCGTTGAGAAAACTCTCCTCAAGAAACCCATTGAGATCGGACGTCTGCAGCGTCATGCGACCGACTTTGCAATGGCGAGCGGTCGCCCTGTTTTTACTAAAGGCGAATCGAACGGCAAGTCGGTCGGTATCGTCGGCAGCGGGCCCGCTGGGCTTTCGTGTGGGACATATCTCGCACGCCTTGGTTATGACGTGACCGTATATGAACGAAAAGCTCAGGCCGGAGGGCTTGATACTTACGGCATGGCCGAGTACAAAATGCCGAAATCGGTTTCATTGAGCGAGGTCGAATATATCGCCGGACTCGGAGTTAAGTTCATCTTGAATACCCAGATCGTCCGCGGAGCGACGCCCGATTCCGAAATCCTTGGCGAAGTAAATGCCGTCGGCTTCGATGTGCTGAACGAGTGGCACGATGCGATCTTTCTAGCGACAGGACTCGGTGAGACCAACAAGCTAAATATTCCCGGCGAGGACCTTGACGGCGTTTATGATGCTCTTGAATTTATCGAAAAGATCAAAACTCGCGACTGGATGAACGTTCCGCTCGGCAAGAACGTTGCCGTGATCGGCGCCGGAAATACGGCGATCGACGCGGTTACTCAAGCCAAGCGGCTTGGGGCTGAAAAGGTCACGCTCATCTATCGCCGTACGGAGAAAGACGCTCCCGCGTACGAATACGAGATGGAACTCGCCCGAAAGGATGGCATCCAATTTATGTGGGAAACCACGCCGGTCGAGATCGGCGGCATTTCGAGCGTCGGCGGAATGCGTGTTCGGCAGGGAAACACCGAATTTAAGATCGACTGCGACATGGTCATCAAAGCTATAGGGCAGCAAAAAATGGCGTCGTTCTTTAGCGATGTTGCTGGTGTTGCCGTCGATGAAAAAGACCGCGTTGTAATTAACGATCAGATGCAGACCTCGAACCCAAAAATATTCTCCGGCGGCGACTGTGCTAACGGCGGAGCCGAGGCGGTTGACGCTTCGCAGATGGGCAAGTTGGCCGCTCAGGGAATTCATCAAACGCTGACGGGCGAGGCCGTTAAATTTGCGGGAGCGAAGTAGAAGGCTCAGATTTGATTCAATGCGATTACGAATAACATTTTTTAGGGCAGCCTTGTTCGGCTTTGTTGTTTGTTTCCTTGGTTGTTCCGAACGGGCGACTAACGGACAGTCATCGTCACCGCCACCAAAGGTTGAAAAGAAATCAGTGTCCTTCGAAGAGCAGTTGAAAACTTTCGAAAGATTAGGTTTTGTTCTAAATCCTACGATAAAGGTTGACGATATTGATCGTTGGGGCGGAAAGAGTGAATTCGACACGCCGCCGTTCATGACGATGTACATCACGCTCGGTCAAACGATCGAACGCGAGCCGTGGACGCCGCTTACCGACCGAGTTTGGCATTTTGACATGGAGGCGATCGAGGATCATGGTGCGTATGTCGACATTATGAAGAACCTTGAGCGGATAACGCGCGGTGAATTGAAATTTAGCAATCTTAAGGATTACGTTGATGTAGAGAATAAAAGGCATGGGTCTCATTTTCGGTTCGAAATAAGGCATACAAGTGGAATTTGGAGGTTGTTGATGACTGGGCCGATCCTCAACTTTTCTCAAAGGTTGTTGAACTTACAAAGATCCTCAAGACAAAGGGGCGTTTCACCTATTTTGATACCGGTGGACAAGATTCGGTAATTGGGTTTGAAACACTGGAGTCAAGGGAAGCAATCGTGAAAGCAACCGGGCTAAAGATCGAATGGCTTGACTGATATTATGGCTGATCTAACATCGAATTTCGCAGGCATCAAATCTCCTAATCCTTTCTGGCTCGCTAGCGCCCCGCCTACTAATATGGGGCCGATGATCGAGCGGGCATTTGATGCCGGTTGGGGCGGGGCGGTTTGGAAGACTTTGGGTGAACC from Acidobacteriota bacterium includes the following:
- a CDS encoding acyltransferase, with product MSRIVKCGLIQAHNVAPTDAPIPEIRKANLDHQMSMVEDAARQGVQMLCFQEIFTTPYFCAEQTTRWYEAVERIPDGPTVKLMQEVAKQYGMVLIVPIYEEEQTGIYYNSAAVIDADGKYLGKYRKTHIPHVNPGFWEKFYFRPGNLGYPCFDTAFARIGVYICYDRHFPEGARCLGLNGAEIVFNPSATVAGLSEYLWKLEQPAHAVANGYFVGAINRVGTEAPWNIGEFYGQSYFCDPRGQILVEGSRDQDELVVADLEMDKIREVRNTWQFFRDRRPDAYGPIVAD
- a CDS encoding NAD(P)-dependent oxidoreductase: MANDYCSPLEITQIERNFSEINPAFSAAEAMHEANRCLFCYDAPCIQACPTGIDVPSFIKKIATGNLHGSARVIFDANPIGASCARVCPVEVLCEGACVEKTLLKKPIEIGRLQRHATDFAMASGRPVFTKGESNGKSVGIVGSGPAGLSCGTYLARLGYDVTVYERKAQAGGLDTYGMAEYKMPKSVSLSEVEYIAGLGVKFILNTQIVRGATPDSEILGEVNAVGFDVLNEWHDAIFLATGLGETNKLNIPGEDLDGVYDALEFIEKIKTRDWMNVPLGKNVAVIGAGNTAIDAVTQAKRLGAEKVTLIYRRTEKDAPAYEYEMELARKDGIQFMWETTPVEIGGISSVGGMRVRQGNTEFKIDCDMVIKAIGQQKMASFFSDVAGVAVDEKDRVVINDQMQTSNPKIFSGGDCANGGAEAVDASQMGKLAAQGIHQTLTGEAVKFAGAK